From a single Paraburkholderia sp. D15 genomic region:
- a CDS encoding DUF4123 domain-containing protein, protein MPVSAVLDETTFRSYPYALINPLQVDDTEWRDLRSEPIVPPRFKDQAELFPRLVELYDMDERGRDDLLARARRWEAECGTPYFCSLLHSQAEPARVREHLARQMVQYHHARRDYDVVRLHDPRVLWHLNWLLGASQWASLLGPVQRWAWPTADGAWQSREQTAAAHSPRDAQEPQEPHDGHARLLLAPKQWDTLLRLGDINETLKHLRRRAPQVPVDAALARRIDASIEIAWTQHRLADASDRQLYAEQAVRFHADIHAHPELLACLARAQAGELSYVGACRHLNEAAMQRLSRELDQSKERI, encoded by the coding sequence ATGCCGGTATCCGCTGTGCTGGACGAGACGACGTTCCGGTCGTATCCGTACGCGCTGATCAATCCGCTTCAGGTGGACGACACCGAGTGGCGCGACTTGCGTTCGGAGCCGATCGTGCCGCCGCGCTTCAAGGACCAGGCCGAACTGTTTCCGCGTCTCGTCGAGCTGTACGACATGGACGAACGCGGCCGCGACGATCTACTGGCGCGCGCCCGTCGATGGGAAGCGGAATGCGGCACGCCGTATTTCTGCAGCCTGCTGCACTCGCAGGCCGAACCCGCGCGAGTGCGCGAGCACCTCGCCAGGCAGATGGTGCAGTACCACCACGCGCGCCGCGATTACGACGTGGTTCGGCTGCACGATCCGCGCGTGCTGTGGCATTTGAACTGGCTGCTCGGCGCGTCGCAGTGGGCGAGCCTGCTCGGGCCCGTGCAGCGTTGGGCGTGGCCGACCGCCGACGGCGCGTGGCAGTCCCGCGAACAGACCGCCGCGGCACACAGCCCGCGCGATGCACAGGAACCGCAAGAACCGCACGATGGGCACGCGCGCCTGCTCCTCGCGCCGAAGCAATGGGACACGCTGCTCCGGCTTGGCGACATCAACGAGACCTTGAAGCACTTGCGGCGGCGCGCGCCGCAGGTGCCGGTCGATGCGGCGCTTGCCCGGCGCATCGATGCATCGATCGAGATAGCGTGGACGCAGCATCGCCTGGCCGACGCCAGCGATCGTCAGCTCTACGCGGAGCAGGCCGTGCGTTTTCATGCCGACATCCATGCGCATCCCGAACTGCTGGCCTGTCTGGCTCGCGCGCAGGCGGGCGAACTCAGCTACGTGGGCGCTTGCCGTCATCTGAACGAGGCGGCCATGCAACGTTTAAGCCGTGAACTAGATCAATCGAAGGAACGCATATGA
- a CDS encoding T6SS effector BTH_I2691 family protein gives MTAAANPPVQSCPFCDRSGLPILPLRYAVARTDLGGKAPDIVAPFDAGSVNLPKDSAKHTLRILRPGYLYVFDEVRGEWGGYVVNKRGLLYHFDVHAKTPPQVPDKAFNDACVRKADPYLARCITVKDAAHAGKIWLAFSDVMWTENVLAAHSEAAYRKRHMRCIDMADVRARKAAAHMDSFDRLKNVAEFSKVLKPDTSATQTHDALTKQAAALEQQLKQMQQARAAHPLTGAAASAAQKQEAQTQAQLASVKQSLAGTWLPEITVVSDRAIGFSQQPLNILGDQTQGLTDWGKQVAKPYEAVMVAVPDPAGVAAELALLMRMRMQAFMRDERSDKDRPRKTALSGVIEQIRDAIRTQAEQDFINGREEQAQRDENGYVMSGGMMAMPVAGNASLAALDRAITADQLRKAGDDEWKKYDELYSEPQRVAWQNSFNTALQSFDQNVLGPLAVAHRDLLKGDSFYNYFDCNFDSQVVQSGIVYTMVFGQCIAGTQDKSCSADLYNQWLQGDLTDKRNILLRALCAHQDTQAKAIQSAVQSSVAWAELPWDKLMGIGKATFDQLLEAQRDEIGRLATLVAGAITATLKKVGESKQIYAGLVALGVAAQRPYVLVTIEGGKKAFRASLIRNMLKLSGKAKSIPQNKMEKAVADELRRQEICGVDTKGNDKKTWLLMIDPDEVGKMPKNLSVDDQAKWLAKSIRTPQQVDDLNLADYRESVVRGSERIKVNLPFTFAVLALLANGWAMHSIMQGEQDALAVHQSEMRRRVYTQGLAIFGAIADAIEGGLTRLSVAGVRMGQAALETGIKIFGVVGRAVGVIAGIMMAAWDGWRAYEESKAGHTAAAGAYAASALLGAAATVLLFIGWTGWGLLVVGLMVAWAFVMTLLVNNKVQDWIELTYWGKSKDTQAKYKTSEIEMQQLEVATKG, from the coding sequence ATGACTGCCGCCGCCAATCCGCCGGTTCAAAGCTGCCCGTTCTGCGACCGCAGCGGCCTGCCGATTCTGCCGCTGCGTTACGCGGTGGCGCGCACCGATCTCGGCGGCAAGGCGCCGGACATCGTCGCGCCGTTCGACGCGGGCAGCGTCAATTTGCCCAAGGACAGCGCCAAGCACACGCTGCGGATTCTGCGCCCCGGCTATCTGTACGTGTTCGACGAGGTGCGAGGCGAGTGGGGCGGCTACGTGGTCAACAAGCGGGGGCTGCTCTACCACTTCGACGTGCACGCGAAGACGCCGCCGCAAGTGCCGGACAAGGCCTTCAACGATGCCTGCGTGCGCAAGGCCGACCCGTATCTGGCGCGCTGCATCACGGTGAAGGACGCCGCGCACGCGGGCAAGATCTGGCTGGCGTTCTCCGACGTGATGTGGACGGAGAACGTCCTCGCCGCGCATTCGGAGGCGGCTTACCGGAAGCGCCACATGCGCTGCATCGACATGGCCGACGTGCGTGCGCGCAAGGCCGCCGCGCACATGGATTCGTTCGATCGATTGAAGAACGTCGCCGAGTTCAGCAAGGTGCTCAAACCCGACACGAGCGCGACGCAGACGCACGATGCGCTGACGAAACAGGCCGCGGCGCTCGAACAGCAACTCAAGCAGATGCAGCAGGCGCGCGCGGCGCATCCGCTGACCGGCGCGGCGGCCAGCGCCGCGCAGAAGCAGGAAGCGCAGACGCAGGCGCAACTCGCGTCGGTCAAGCAAAGTCTGGCGGGGACGTGGCTGCCGGAAATCACCGTCGTATCGGACCGTGCGATCGGGTTTTCGCAGCAGCCGCTCAATATCCTCGGCGATCAGACCCAGGGGCTCACGGACTGGGGCAAGCAGGTCGCGAAACCGTACGAAGCCGTGATGGTGGCCGTGCCCGATCCCGCCGGCGTGGCCGCCGAACTCGCGCTGCTGATGCGCATGCGGATGCAGGCTTTCATGCGCGACGAACGCAGCGACAAGGACCGGCCGCGCAAGACCGCGCTCTCGGGCGTGATCGAACAGATTCGCGACGCGATCCGGACGCAGGCGGAACAGGATTTCATCAATGGCCGCGAAGAACAGGCGCAGCGCGACGAGAACGGCTACGTGATGTCGGGCGGCATGATGGCGATGCCGGTGGCCGGCAATGCGTCGCTCGCGGCGCTGGACCGCGCCATTACCGCGGACCAGCTACGCAAGGCCGGCGACGACGAGTGGAAGAAATACGACGAGCTGTATTCCGAGCCGCAGCGCGTGGCGTGGCAGAACAGCTTCAACACCGCGTTGCAATCCTTCGATCAGAACGTGCTCGGTCCGCTCGCGGTGGCCCATCGGGATCTGCTGAAGGGCGACAGCTTCTACAACTATTTCGACTGCAATTTCGACAGTCAGGTGGTGCAGAGCGGGATCGTCTACACGATGGTGTTCGGGCAATGCATCGCCGGCACGCAGGACAAAAGTTGTAGCGCGGATCTGTACAACCAGTGGCTCCAGGGCGACCTGACCGACAAGCGCAATATCCTGCTGCGTGCGCTGTGCGCGCATCAGGATACGCAGGCGAAGGCGATCCAGAGCGCGGTGCAGAGCAGCGTCGCGTGGGCGGAGTTGCCGTGGGACAAGCTGATGGGCATCGGCAAGGCGACCTTCGATCAGTTGCTCGAAGCGCAGCGGGATGAAATCGGCCGGCTTGCGACGCTGGTGGCCGGCGCCATCACCGCGACCTTGAAGAAGGTCGGCGAGAGCAAGCAGATTTATGCCGGGCTCGTCGCGCTTGGCGTGGCCGCGCAGCGGCCCTACGTGCTGGTCACGATCGAGGGCGGCAAGAAGGCGTTCCGCGCGTCGCTGATCAGGAACATGCTCAAGCTGAGCGGCAAGGCCAAATCGATTCCGCAGAACAAGATGGAGAAGGCAGTCGCCGACGAACTGCGGCGCCAGGAGATCTGCGGCGTCGATACCAAGGGCAACGACAAGAAAACCTGGCTCCTGATGATCGACCCCGACGAGGTCGGCAAGATGCCGAAGAATCTGAGCGTCGACGATCAGGCCAAATGGCTCGCGAAATCCATCCGCACGCCGCAGCAGGTCGACGATCTCAATCTCGCGGACTATCGCGAGTCGGTGGTGCGCGGCAGCGAGCGCATCAAGGTCAATCTGCCGTTCACCTTCGCCGTGCTCGCGCTGCTCGCGAACGGCTGGGCCATGCACTCCATCATGCAGGGCGAACAGGATGCGCTCGCGGTTCACCAGAGCGAGATGCGTCGCCGGGTCTATACGCAGGGGCTGGCGATCTTCGGCGCGATCGCGGATGCGATCGAGGGCGGCCTCACGCGACTGTCGGTTGCCGGGGTGCGCATGGGCCAGGCGGCGCTGGAAACCGGCATCAAGATATTCGGCGTCGTGGGACGCGCGGTCGGCGTGATCGCGGGCATCATGATGGCCGCGTGGGACGGCTGGCGCGCGTACGAAGAGTCCAAGGCCGGCCACACCGCGGCGGCCGGCGCGTACGCGGCGTCCGCATTGCTGGGCGCGGCGGCGACGGTGCTGCTGTTCATCGGCTGGACGGGTTGGGGCTTGCTGGTGGTCGGTTTGATGGTGGCGTGGGCCTTCGTGATGACGCTGCTCGTCAATAACAAGGTGCAGGACTGGATCGAATTGACGTACTGGGGGAAAAGCAAGGACACGCAGGCCAAGTACAAGACCTCGGAAATCGAAATGCAGCAACTCGAAGTGGCAACCAAAGGCTGA
- a CDS encoding DUF6708 domain-containing protein — protein sequence MEYTGLINKYKVNRPLTDEERRNRLDPAKRLEVEPNYYSATIRMNSRYLEVADKYYGWKGALTFVTVALLLVGVFTTWVSATIFLGGFAENVDDRTTHLVFGGVPLLMGIALVCALLWLLARECFRLTHYPIRLQRDQRMVHVFRLDGTVLSVPWDKVFFTLGRGNRAFGIQTWDVRGHVLADDRVTVVESFAFALSWPEIAGLHRYWEYVRRYMEDGPGAIVPYTLAYLPIAERRESWAFGLMRLALNLPGLTFVQVIMAPAFLLFSFGRWLAMRTCRIPVWPAHIEAACAIDAGDPFAKDARSNPSQLWKVM from the coding sequence ATGGAATACACCGGGCTCATCAACAAGTACAAAGTCAATCGTCCGCTGACGGACGAAGAGCGCCGCAACCGGCTCGATCCGGCGAAACGGCTGGAGGTCGAGCCGAACTACTACAGCGCGACGATCAGGATGAACAGCCGCTATCTGGAAGTCGCGGACAAGTACTACGGCTGGAAAGGCGCGTTGACCTTCGTGACGGTGGCCTTGCTGCTCGTCGGTGTGTTCACCACGTGGGTGTCGGCCACCATTTTTCTCGGCGGCTTCGCGGAGAACGTCGACGACCGGACGACCCATCTGGTTTTCGGCGGCGTGCCGTTGCTGATGGGCATCGCGCTGGTCTGCGCGCTGCTCTGGCTGCTCGCGCGGGAATGCTTCCGCCTGACGCACTATCCGATTCGCCTGCAGCGCGATCAGCGGATGGTGCATGTGTTCCGGCTGGATGGAACGGTGCTTTCGGTGCCGTGGGACAAGGTGTTCTTCACGCTGGGCCGCGGCAATCGCGCGTTCGGCATTCAAACCTGGGACGTGCGCGGCCATGTGCTGGCCGACGATCGCGTGACCGTCGTCGAGTCGTTCGCTTTCGCGCTGTCGTGGCCGGAAATCGCGGGGCTTCACCGGTACTGGGAATATGTCCGGCGTTACATGGAGGACGGGCCGGGCGCGATCGTGCCTTATACGCTCGCGTACCTGCCCATCGCCGAGCGGCGGGAAAGCTGGGCGTTCGGCTTGATGCGGCTCGCGTTGAATCTGCCGGGCCTCACCTTCGTGCAGGTGATCATGGCGCCGGCCTTCCTGCTGTTCTCGTTCGGCCGATGGCTGGCGATGCGAACCTGCCGGATTCCGGTCTGGCCAGCGCATATCGAAGCCGCGTGCGCCATCGACGCAGGCGATCCGTTCGCCAAAGATGCGCGCTCGAATCCTTCCCAACTGTGGAAGGTGATGTGA